In the genome of Aureimonas sp. OT7, one region contains:
- a CDS encoding helix-turn-helix domain-containing protein: protein MRDHAGVKGLQRAELARRTGSNLETVRYYEKVGLLPEPPRTAAGYRSYDTTHERRLRFVLRARELGFSLDEIRELLRLVDERDQPCAEASAVAAAHLDDVRAKIADLKRMERVLKDVVAQCADGTRPECPLIEALFRERTVN from the coding sequence ATGCGCGATCACGCTGGCGTGAAGGGCCTGCAGCGGGCTGAGCTCGCCCGGCGGACGGGCAGCAATCTGGAGACTGTGCGCTACTACGAGAAGGTCGGGCTCCTGCCCGAGCCACCGCGCACGGCGGCCGGCTACCGCAGCTACGACACGACGCACGAGCGGCGCCTTCGCTTTGTGCTGCGGGCACGCGAGCTCGGCTTCTCACTCGACGAAATCCGCGAGCTGTTGCGCCTGGTCGACGAACGCGACCAGCCCTGCGCCGAGGCAAGCGCGGTCGCCGCCGCGCATCTCGACGATGTGCGGGCGAAGATCGCTGACCTGAAGCGCATGGAGCGGGTGCTCAAGGACGTCGTCGCGCAATGCGCCGACGGCACGCGGCCGGAATGTCCGCTGATTGAGGCGCTGTTCCGGGAGCGAACTGTCAACTGA
- a CDS encoding cation transporter has protein sequence MKKSLSALALIMSVMTAPAVFATERTVTFAIDNMTCASCPYIVKTSMAAVPGVSTVAVSFEAKTATVTFDDAQTTPDAIAAASMNAGYPARPTQEQGS, from the coding sequence ATGAAGAAGAGTTTGAGTGCTCTTGCTTTGATCATGTCGGTGATGACCGCGCCTGCCGTGTTCGCTACCGAACGCACAGTCACCTTCGCCATCGACAACATGACCTGCGCCTCCTGCCCCTACATCGTGAAGACCTCGATGGCGGCGGTCCCCGGGGTCTCGACGGTGGCCGTCTCGTTCGAAGCCAAGACCGCGACCGTGACCTTCGACGACGCGCAGACGACCCCGGATGCCATCGCGGCCGCCAGCATGAATGCCGGCTATCCGGCCCGCCCGACGCAGGAGCAAGGCAGTTGA
- a CDS encoding mercuric transporter MerT family protein — protein sequence MDISRPSTAGMTSATTDVLASDRAEVGRQRLVAVGGILGALAASSCCIVPLILFSLGIGGAWIGNLTALAPYKPLFVAGTTGVLGYGFYLVYWKPRRACAEDAACARPIPSRIVQIALWFATVLVAAAFAFDYVAPLLLSA from the coding sequence ATGGATATATCGCGACCCAGCACGGCGGGCATGACGTCCGCCACGACCGACGTGCTCGCGTCGGACCGAGCCGAAGTCGGACGGCAGCGCCTGGTCGCCGTCGGCGGCATTCTCGGCGCGCTTGCCGCCTCCTCGTGCTGCATCGTCCCGCTCATCCTGTTTAGCCTAGGCATTGGTGGCGCCTGGATCGGCAATCTGACGGCGCTCGCGCCCTACAAGCCGCTCTTCGTCGCCGGGACGACGGGCGTTCTCGGCTACGGCTTCTATCTCGTCTACTGGAAGCCGAGGCGGGCCTGCGCCGAGGATGCTGCCTGCGCGCGCCCGATCCCCAGCCGCATTGTCCAGATCGCGCTCTGGTTTGCGACGGTGCTCGTCGCGGCCGCCTTCGCATTCGACTACGTCGCCCCGCTGCTGCTTTCCGCCTGA